A region from the Salidesulfovibrio onnuriiensis genome encodes:
- a CDS encoding carboxyl transferase domain-containing protein, producing MDSDKRIQALRDRLTYIGDIFGAKRVDTLELLAAKFDEFLDRLPGMDIKARSREFQQIEDLFSFVERKLEAELTPMDRVRIVRHPQRICLKDILENVYDNYTEIGGRGEFNIDPSMLIARANITRRVGNKVINQPVMVIGQEKGHGEEFRNGGSVKPWGNAKALHYMKVAETENIPIHTYVSTPGSYPIEDYPGAAQQIARNLYEMAALRVPVIAVFSEGGSGGAEAVGLADRRLMFSHGYYSVISPEGAAAIEGRLRGGNRASSELVEKCAAQLGITAEDNLRNGYIDRVIHEPALGARPEHYEFYKDLRREVIQATNEVVSSVKSMKLFRAMALKSRRRKAGALDPESIYVRWSLSNRARGRLLEKRFERFRSMSHHAYHDGRSLVERFRSGLEPLGWAVHSLFSDGLRRPKRHVEDFMEEMRAEAHLVREKVVRPVKGTLERLNVVKKSSARVEEKTREELTRLSCPEEGACIIEDSWVWLSPRSQEDKAVSCPNARTHGCQDLWAPDLFSEFAGVCTSCGHHFPMEYEWYFYNVFNYLQATEFNADIESGNPLNYEAFELKVDQAKKRTGRKSACVTFETDIEGVRVVVASLIAPFRGGTVGAAEGEKFILAAERARQKHYPFIAYVHGTAGIRIQEGVNGVIQMPRCTLAVRRYIDAGGLYLVVYDTNSYAGPVASFLGCSPYQFAVRSSNIGFAGPGVIAETTGMVVPPKYHKAYQALSRGHIQGIWDRREVRKNLHQALLTMGGRNLYYR from the coding sequence ATGGACAGCGACAAGAGAATACAGGCCCTCAGGGACCGCCTGACATACATCGGGGATATCTTCGGCGCCAAGCGGGTGGATACGCTGGAGCTGCTGGCCGCCAAGTTCGATGAATTTCTCGACCGGCTGCCCGGCATGGACATCAAGGCGCGCAGCCGGGAGTTCCAGCAGATAGAGGACCTGTTCTCCTTTGTGGAGCGCAAGCTGGAGGCGGAACTCACGCCCATGGACAGGGTCCGCATCGTCCGTCATCCGCAGCGCATCTGTCTCAAGGACATTCTGGAAAACGTCTACGACAACTACACCGAGATCGGCGGTCGGGGAGAGTTCAACATCGACCCCAGCATGCTTATTGCCCGGGCCAACATCACCCGGCGCGTGGGCAACAAGGTCATCAACCAGCCGGTCATGGTCATCGGCCAGGAAAAGGGGCATGGCGAGGAATTCCGCAACGGCGGTTCGGTCAAGCCCTGGGGAAATGCCAAGGCACTGCACTACATGAAGGTCGCCGAAACCGAGAACATTCCCATCCATACCTATGTTTCCACGCCGGGTTCCTATCCCATCGAGGACTACCCCGGAGCGGCCCAGCAGATCGCGCGCAACCTCTACGAGATGGCCGCGCTGCGCGTGCCGGTCATCGCCGTTTTTTCCGAGGGCGGTTCCGGCGGGGCCGAGGCCGTGGGGCTGGCCGACCGCAGGCTGATGTTCTCCCACGGTTATTATTCGGTCATCTCGCCCGAAGGGGCCGCCGCCATCGAGGGACGACTGCGCGGGGGGAACCGCGCCAGCTCCGAACTGGTGGAAAAATGCGCGGCCCAGCTCGGCATCACTGCCGAGGACAACCTCCGGAACGGCTATATCGATCGCGTCATTCACGAGCCCGCCTTGGGTGCACGGCCCGAGCATTACGAATTTTACAAGGACCTGCGGCGCGAGGTCATTCAGGCCACCAACGAGGTGGTCTCCAGCGTCAAGTCCATGAAGCTCTTCCGGGCCATGGCCCTCAAGAGCCGCAGGCGCAAGGCCGGGGCGCTGGACCCGGAGAGCATCTATGTGCGCTGGAGCCTGAGCAACCGCGCCCGGGGCCGGTTGCTGGAAAAACGGTTTGAGCGTTTCCGTTCCATGTCCCATCACGCCTACCACGACGGCCGCTCCCTGGTGGAGCGGTTCCGCAGCGGGCTGGAGCCCCTTGGGTGGGCCGTGCATTCCCTGTTCAGCGACGGGCTCAGGCGGCCCAAGCGGCATGTGGAAGATTTCATGGAGGAGATGCGGGCCGAGGCGCATCTGGTGCGCGAAAAGGTGGTCCGCCCGGTCAAGGGCACCCTGGAGCGCCTGAACGTGGTCAAGAAGTCCTCCGCCAGGGTGGAGGAAAAGACCCGCGAGGAATTGACGCGGCTGTCCTGCCCCGAGGAGGGGGCCTGCATCATCGAGGATTCCTGGGTCTGGCTGAGTCCTCGTTCCCAGGAGGACAAGGCCGTTTCCTGCCCCAACGCGCGCACCCACGGCTGCCAGGATCTCTGGGCACCGGATCTCTTTTCCGAGTTCGCCGGGGTCTGCACCAGCTGCGGCCATCATTTCCCCATGGAATACGAGTGGTATTTCTACAACGTGTTCAACTATCTGCAGGCCACCGAGTTCAACGCGGACATCGAGTCCGGCAACCCGTTGAATTACGAAGCCTTCGAGCTCAAGGTGGACCAGGCCAAGAAACGGACCGGCCGCAAGAGCGCCTGCGTGACCTTCGAGACGGATATCGAGGGCGTGCGGGTGGTGGTGGCCAGTCTGATCGCGCCGTTCCGGGGGGGCACCGTGGGCGCTGCCGAGGGGGAAAAATTCATTTTGGCGGCCGAGCGGGCGCGGCAGAAGCATTATCCGTTCATCGCCTATGTGCACGGCACGGCGGGCATCCGCATCCAGGAGGGCGTCAACGGCGTGATCCAGATGCCGCGCTGCACCCTGGCCGTGCGCCGTTACATCGATGCCGGGGGCCTGTACCTGGTGGTTTACGACACCAATTCCTACGCAGGCCCGGTGGCAAGTTTCCTGGGATGCTCGCCGTATCAGTTCGCGGTGCGCTCCTCCAACATCGGCTTTGCCGGTCCGGGCGTTATAGCCGAAACCACCGGCATGGTGGTCCCGCCCAAATATCACAAGGCATATCAGGCACTTTCGCGCGGTCATATCCAGGGCATCTGGGACCGCCGCGAGGTCCGGAAAAACCTGCACCAGGCGCTCTTGACCATGGGTGGCAGGAACCTCTATTATCGCTAG
- a CDS encoding biotin carboxylase N-terminal domain-containing protein, whose amino-acid sequence MSEKHRILIANRGEIAMRIMKACAELGHEFVCLRTDADRDSGHVDLAREMGGDSCVYNISNYLDANEIFAVADQSQATAVHPGYGFFAEDFRFARRTTSRDRPMVFIGPSWWVIRELGDKINTKRIARSLGVPTIPGSDRPVYNEMEAETIARNLFDFQAAQGIRDGMVLVKASAGGGGMGIEEVQDLEQFRSVFRRIRNYAKRNFNDEGVLIEQRIFDFNHLEVQVVSQRGGKRHVHFGTRNCSVQSTGKQKRLEVAPGFAPGDIPYAFDATRVLDDITRHSLAMAGEVGYDNVGTWEWIVTPKGEPFLMEVNTRIQVENGVSAVISRVRGENGVNIIKEQIRLGLGGELNYGQNDISFDGVGIEYRIIAENPAAGFSPCAGKISGIGWKAEPWLELSTQVPRDRAYEIPMEYDPNLALAIVWGESLEQARERGLRFLDSLVLEGECNGSVAEFHTNIAFLRERTANILEF is encoded by the coding sequence GTGAGCGAAAAACACAGGATTCTCATTGCCAACCGCGGCGAGATCGCCATGCGCATCATGAAGGCGTGTGCGGAGCTCGGCCATGAATTCGTCTGCCTGCGCACGGACGCGGACAGGGATTCGGGCCATGTGGATCTCGCCCGCGAAATGGGCGGCGATTCCTGCGTCTACAACATCAGCAACTACCTGGACGCCAACGAGATATTCGCGGTGGCGGATCAGTCCCAGGCCACGGCCGTGCACCCCGGCTACGGATTTTTCGCCGAGGATTTCCGTTTTGCCCGGCGCACCACTTCCCGGGACCGCCCCATGGTCTTCATCGGCCCGTCCTGGTGGGTCATCCGCGAGCTGGGCGACAAGATCAACACCAAGCGCATCGCCCGCAGTCTCGGCGTTCCCACCATCCCCGGTTCGGACCGCCCGGTTTACAACGAGATGGAGGCCGAGACCATCGCCCGCAACTTGTTCGACTTCCAGGCCGCCCAGGGCATCCGGGACGGCATGGTCCTGGTCAAGGCCTCGGCCGGGGGCGGCGGCATGGGCATCGAGGAGGTGCAGGATCTGGAGCAGTTCCGCTCCGTGTTCCGGCGCATCCGCAACTACGCCAAACGGAATTTCAATGACGAGGGTGTGCTTATCGAGCAGCGCATCTTCGACTTCAACCATCTGGAAGTGCAGGTCGTTTCCCAGCGGGGCGGCAAGAGACACGTGCATTTCGGCACCCGCAACTGCTCGGTACAGAGCACGGGCAAGCAGAAGCGCCTCGAGGTGGCCCCGGGTTTTGCGCCCGGCGACATCCCCTATGCCTTTGACGCCACCCGGGTGCTGGACGACATCACTCGCCATTCCCTGGCCATGGCCGGGGAGGTGGGCTACGACAACGTGGGCACCTGGGAGTGGATCGTGACGCCCAAGGGCGAACCCTTCCTCATGGAGGTCAATACCCGCATCCAGGTGGAAAACGGCGTTTCCGCCGTCATTTCCCGGGTCCGTGGCGAAAACGGCGTGAACATTATCAAGGAACAGATCCGGCTCGGCCTGGGCGGCGAGCTCAATTACGGCCAGAACGATATTTCCTTTGACGGCGTGGGCATCGAGTACCGTATCATCGCCGAAAATCCGGCCGCGGGCTTTTCCCCCTGCGCCGGAAAGATCTCCGGAATTGGCTGGAAGGCGGAGCCCTGGCTGGAGCTTTCCACCCAGGTTCCCCGGGACCGCGCTTACGAGATTCCCATGGAATACGACCCCAACCTGGCCTTGGCCATTGTCTGGGGCGAGAGCCTGGAGCAGGCCCGGGAGCGCGGCCTGCGGTTCCTCGATTCCCTGGTGCTGGAGGGCGAGTGCAACGGCAGCGTCGCCGAGTTTCACACCAATATCGCCTTTCTCCGGGAACGCACCGCAAACATTTTGGAATTCTAG
- a CDS encoding PilZ domain-containing protein, which produces MNLEINIPNEDDRQRQAFRTKVPGFNARFEGFSGEFSVKDLSATGFAITDDAGVFKEGVDLLATLMLKEKVFLGKVQVKVMRVVGNGIVGMNFQNIDRRQQIKLDKLVLEVQKRLIALKKAKRAEQDD; this is translated from the coding sequence ATGAATTTAGAGATAAACATACCCAACGAGGACGACCGCCAGCGGCAGGCCTTCCGGACCAAGGTGCCCGGCTTCAACGCCCGCTTCGAAGGTTTTTCCGGCGAGTTTTCGGTCAAGGACCTGAGCGCCACCGGGTTTGCCATCACCGATGACGCCGGTGTCTTCAAGGAAGGCGTGGACCTTCTGGCCACGCTCATGCTCAAGGAAAAGGTCTTTCTGGGCAAGGTGCAGGTCAAGGTCATGCGCGTGGTGGGAAACGGCATCGTGGGCATGAATTTCCAGAACATTGATCGCAGGCAGCAGATCAAGTTGGACAAGCTGGTCCTGGAAGTGCAGAAACGGCTTATCGCTCTCAAGAAGGCGAAGCGCGCCGAGCAGGACGATTAG
- a CDS encoding flagellar motor protein MotB, protein MSDDLLIRPPREEEEDGQEWLTTFADLSMLLLVFFVLLYSMSTIDTEKFSKTFSSVTQAISGKLREISTSRISREEAGVLIDQALMRRQIVESQRKVFAEVKTLQTKKGVEGVVSANFEDGVITLRVPGDVLFLPGQVELTDRGKQVILVLRNFFIQHPDQQIKVLGYTDNTQPSGKGRFKDNWEISAMRAVNVLRQLLRMGIKSTRLTATGLADMNPIYPNTSPESRAKNRRVEFVLEKRVTGQ, encoded by the coding sequence ATGTCCGACGATTTGTTGATCCGGCCTCCGCGAGAGGAGGAGGAAGATGGGCAGGAGTGGCTGACCACCTTTGCGGACCTCTCCATGCTGCTGCTGGTCTTTTTCGTGCTTCTCTATTCCATGTCCACCATTGATACCGAGAAGTTTTCCAAGACCTTTTCCTCGGTGACCCAGGCCATCAGCGGCAAGCTCCGGGAAATTTCCACCAGCCGTATCAGTCGCGAGGAAGCGGGGGTGCTCATCGACCAGGCCCTCATGCGCCGCCAGATCGTGGAATCGCAGCGCAAGGTCTTTGCCGAGGTCAAGACCCTGCAGACCAAGAAGGGCGTGGAAGGCGTGGTGAGCGCCAACTTCGAGGACGGCGTCATCACCCTGAGGGTGCCCGGCGATGTCCTGTTCCTGCCTGGTCAGGTGGAATTGACCGACAGGGGCAAACAGGTCATTCTCGTGCTGCGCAACTTTTTCATTCAGCACCCGGATCAGCAGATCAAGGTGCTCGGCTATACCGACAACACACAGCCTTCCGGCAAGGGCAGGTTCAAGGACAACTGGGAAATCTCGGCCATGCGTGCGGTCAACGTGTTGCGCCAGCTTCTCAGGATGGGAATCAAGTCAACCCGGTTGACCGCGACCGGGCTGGCAGATATGAACCCCATCTATCCGAACACCTCGCCGGAATCACGCGCAAAGAACCGCCGGGTCGAATTCGTCCTTGAGAAGCGAGTCACCGGGCAATAG
- a CDS encoding motility protein A, whose protein sequence is MDIATLLGLVVGLSLVVGAIILGGAIDIFVNIPGMMIVIGGTLAAIMVAFPFEEVIQAFVAAFKMFQQRKTKARDVVNIMVKVAEISRREGLLALENVQTENMVLKKSCQLIADNADSQLIHATLAIEINGLRRRHQVGQDVFKRLAALAPAFGMMGTLIGLVQMLSRLNDPKAIGPAMAVALLTTFYGSAMSTLIFIPIAAKLRARTLQEQLNLEIIFEGAKSILENNNPRLVYEKLSSFLSPSERGD, encoded by the coding sequence ATGGATATTGCGACTCTACTCGGTTTGGTTGTAGGTCTCTCTCTGGTGGTCGGCGCCATCATCCTGGGTGGCGCTATCGATATTTTCGTCAATATCCCCGGTATGATGATCGTCATAGGCGGCACCCTTGCCGCAATCATGGTCGCATTTCCGTTTGAAGAGGTCATACAGGCCTTTGTCGCTGCTTTCAAGATGTTCCAGCAAAGAAAGACCAAGGCCCGCGACGTGGTCAACATCATGGTCAAGGTTGCGGAGATCAGCCGCCGCGAAGGTCTGCTGGCCCTGGAAAACGTGCAGACCGAAAACATGGTGCTCAAGAAATCCTGCCAGCTCATTGCGGACAACGCGGATTCCCAGCTCATCCACGCCACCCTGGCCATCGAGATCAACGGTCTGCGCCGCCGCCATCAGGTGGGGCAGGACGTGTTCAAGCGGTTGGCGGCCTTGGCCCCGGCCTTCGGGATGATGGGGACGCTCATCGGTCTGGTGCAGATGCTTTCCAGGCTCAACGACCCCAAGGCCATCGGCCCGGCCATGGCAGTGGCCCTGCTGACCACCTTCTACGGTTCGGCCATGTCCACGCTCATCTTCATTCCCATCGCGGCCAAGCTGCGTGCCCGGACCCTGCAGGAACAGCTCAACCTGGAGATCATCTTCGAAGGCGCGAAATCCATTCTGGAAAACAACAACCCGCGTCTGGTGTATGAAAAGCTGTCCTCCTTCCTGTCACCTTCCGAACGAGGAGACTAG
- a CDS encoding purine-nucleoside phosphorylase, which translates to MNYYESVKHTASYIQEKLNKIQAGTVAMVTGSGLGGLADDIQDRVELPYDDVPGLPVSSVKGHAGKFIQGTLQGTPVIAMAGRVHLYEGFSAREITTAIRALYECGVRTLLLTNAAGAVNPAFNVGTPMLISDHINFMVGHSPLRGENFEEWGERFPDMSCVYDRGLRELAMQCALKLSIRMEVGTYLAVMGPTLETPAETRMYRAMGADAVGMSTVPEAIVAHHMGMRVLGISCLTNKNLPDCIQEVTHEEVLEQADKASADMIPLVLEILKNIG; encoded by the coding sequence ATGAACTATTATGAATCTGTTAAACACACTGCTTCGTATATACAGGAAAAGTTGAACAAAATACAAGCGGGAACCGTAGCCATGGTTACCGGAAGCGGCCTGGGGGGGCTGGCGGACGACATTCAGGATCGCGTCGAGCTTCCCTATGACGACGTTCCAGGGCTGCCGGTCTCTTCCGTAAAGGGGCATGCCGGCAAGTTCATCCAGGGCACCCTGCAGGGCACTCCGGTCATCGCCATGGCCGGCCGCGTCCACCTCTACGAAGGATTCAGCGCCCGCGAGATCACCACGGCCATCCGCGCCCTGTACGAATGCGGAGTGCGCACCCTGCTGCTGACCAACGCGGCCGGGGCGGTCAACCCGGCCTTCAACGTGGGAACGCCCATGCTCATCAGCGACCACATCAACTTCATGGTCGGCCACAGCCCACTGCGCGGCGAAAATTTCGAGGAATGGGGCGAACGCTTCCCGGACATGAGCTGCGTCTATGACCGTGGCCTGCGCGAACTGGCCATGCAGTGCGCTCTGAAGCTGAGCATCCGCATGGAGGTGGGCACCTATCTGGCGGTCATGGGCCCGACCCTGGAAACCCCGGCGGAAACCCGCATGTACCGCGCCATGGGAGCCGACGCCGTGGGCATGTCCACCGTGCCCGAAGCCATTGTCGCGCACCACATGGGCATGCGCGTGCTGGGGATCTCCTGCCTGACCAACAAGAACCTGCCCGACTGCATCCAGGAGGTCACCCACGAGGAAGTCCTGGAGCAGGCGGACAAGGCCTCGGCCGACATGATCCCCCTCGTGCTGGAAATCCTAAAGAATATTGGCTAG
- a CDS encoding FlgO family outer membrane protein → MKRYALLLTAVLLAAFVLAGCSTIKESAKDTYEFMFDREPKSGPVYTEDDTPIIELNSDAADDLYRNVNQGDELPKGSPVYVRNFTNEDNPDDTARFGRVVANQVATRLAQRDLLITDGAPRPLQPLPEPEPIPEDNATDGSWFSQKKELPPRPSMLTGTYYIGDTIIYMNAKLIRLEDSVVISSASWTLPINDNVRELLPQLKQPGGLQPAVRNHF, encoded by the coding sequence ATGAAACGATACGCCCTCCTCCTGACCGCCGTCCTTCTGGCCGCCTTTGTGCTGGCCGGCTGCTCCACCATCAAGGAAAGCGCCAAGGATACGTATGAATTCATGTTCGACCGGGAACCCAAATCCGGCCCCGTGTACACCGAGGACGACACGCCCATCATCGAGCTCAACAGCGATGCCGCGGACGATCTTTACCGGAACGTAAACCAGGGCGACGAACTTCCCAAGGGCTCCCCCGTGTACGTGCGCAACTTCACCAACGAGGACAACCCGGACGATACGGCCCGCTTCGGCAGAGTCGTCGCCAACCAGGTGGCCACCCGCCTGGCGCAGCGCGATCTGCTGATCACGGACGGCGCGCCCAGGCCTCTGCAGCCGCTCCCAGAACCCGAGCCCATACCCGAGGACAACGCCACCGACGGTTCCTGGTTCTCACAGAAAAAGGAACTCCCTCCCCGCCCGTCCATGCTCACCGGCACCTACTACATCGGCGACACGATCATCTATATGAACGCCAAGCTCATCCGTCTGGAAGACAGCGTGGTCATTTCCAGCGCCAGTTGGACCCTGCCCATCAACGACAACGTGCGGGAACTCCTCCCCCAGCTCAAGCAGCCGGGCGGCCTGCAACCCGCTGTACGTAACCATTTCTAA
- a CDS encoding tetratricopeptide repeat protein, with the protein MSPARELGILNREGMKALADGNTANAIFLLSQALDKAHCFKTSLNEAKIHNSLGLATFMAGQQNKAQSHFERALHCVREELGEDNQLYKRIASNMDKANRGDIAA; encoded by the coding sequence ATGTCACCTGCAAGAGAACTCGGCATACTCAATCGGGAAGGAATGAAGGCCCTGGCCGACGGCAACACGGCCAACGCAATATTTCTGCTTTCGCAGGCCCTGGACAAGGCGCACTGCTTCAAGACCAGCCTCAACGAGGCCAAGATACACAACAGCCTCGGCCTGGCGACCTTCATGGCCGGCCAGCAGAACAAGGCCCAGTCGCACTTCGAACGCGCACTTCACTGCGTCCGCGAGGAGCTGGGCGAGGACAACCAGCTTTACAAGCGCATCGCCTCGAACATGGACAAGGCAAACAGAGGAGACATTGCAGCATGA